A portion of the Lathamus discolor isolate bLatDis1 chromosome 5, bLatDis1.hap1, whole genome shotgun sequence genome contains these proteins:
- the PTP4A1 gene encoding protein tyrosine phosphatase type IVA 1 isoform X2, protein MARMNRPAPVEITYKNMRFLITHNPTNATLNKFIEELKKYGVTTVVRVCEATYDTAPVEKEGIQVLDWPFDDGAPPSNQIVDDWLNLLKVKFREEPGCCIAVHCVAGLGRAPVLVALALIECGMKYEDAVQFIRHGVELLTASNFYTWRNIVPRCVCALKTPTVTEIIVVFSKAQQPIVLLWE, encoded by the exons ATGGCCCGAATGAACCGCCCAGCTCCTGTGGAAATCACCTACAAGAACATGAGATTCCTAATCACACACAATCCAACCAATGCAACCTTAAACAAATTTATAGAG GAACTTAAGAAATACGGTGTTACCACAGTGGTAAGAGTGTGTGAAGCTACTTACGACACTGCTCCGGTGgaaaaagaaggcattcagGTTTTG GATTGGCCCTTTGATGACGGTGCACCACCATCTAACCAGATTGTTGATGATTGGCTAAACCTCCTTAAAGTTAAATTTCGTGAGGAGCCTGGTTGTTGTATTGCTGTACACTGTGTTGCTGGTCTTGGAAG AGCTCCAGTCTTAGTTGCCCTTGCACTGATAGAATGTGGAATGAAGTATGAAGATGCAGTGCAATTCATAAGACA CGGCGTGGAGCTTTTAACAGCAAGCAACTTCTATACTTGGAGAAATATCGTCCCAAGATGCGTCTGCGCTTTAAAGACTCCAACGGTCACCGAAATAATTGTTGTATTCAGTAAAGCTCAACAGCCTATAGTACTTCTTTGGGAATAA
- the PTP4A1 gene encoding protein tyrosine phosphatase type IVA 1 isoform X1, protein MARMNRPAPVEITYKNMRFLITHNPTNATLNKFIEELKKYGVTTVVRVCEATYDTAPVEKEGIQVLDWPFDDGAPPSNQIVDDWLNLLKVKFREEPGCCIAVHCVAGLGRAPVLVALALIECGMKYEDAVQFIRQKRRGAFNSKQLLYLEKYRPKMRLRFKDSNGHRNNCCIQ, encoded by the exons ATGGCCCGAATGAACCGCCCAGCTCCTGTGGAAATCACCTACAAGAACATGAGATTCCTAATCACACACAATCCAACCAATGCAACCTTAAACAAATTTATAGAG GAACTTAAGAAATACGGTGTTACCACAGTGGTAAGAGTGTGTGAAGCTACTTACGACACTGCTCCGGTGgaaaaagaaggcattcagGTTTTG GATTGGCCCTTTGATGACGGTGCACCACCATCTAACCAGATTGTTGATGATTGGCTAAACCTCCTTAAAGTTAAATTTCGTGAGGAGCCTGGTTGTTGTATTGCTGTACACTGTGTTGCTGGTCTTGGAAG AGCTCCAGTCTTAGTTGCCCTTGCACTGATAGAATGTGGAATGAAGTATGAAGATGCAGTGCAATTCATAAGACA GAAGCGGCGTGGAGCTTTTAACAGCAAGCAACTTCTATACTTGGAGAAATATCGTCCCAAGATGCGTCTGCGCTTTAAAGACTCCAACGGTCACCGAAATAATTGTTGTATTCAGTAA
- the LOC136015474 gene encoding uncharacterized LOC128125822 homolog, whose translation MIRLQSSMSNHIPQFCGVLGHTFMEFLKGSGDYCQAQHDLYADK comes from the exons ATGATCAGGCTACAGTCTTCAATGAGTAACCATATTCCT CAGTTCTGTGGTGTTCTTGGTCACACATTTATGGAGTTTCTGAAGGGCAGTGGAGACTACTGCCAGGCACAGCACGACCTCTATGCAGACAAGTGA